A window from Acidimicrobiia bacterium encodes these proteins:
- a CDS encoding V-type ATP synthase subunit B, which translates to MTRRRGLHTTELQTVSYVSGPLIFADRADGVHLGEVVEVVAPDGEVRRGQVLEVDRDRAVIEVYAGTRGLDLATTRVRLGGDAARLGVGREVLGRMLDGSGKPIDGGPPLMPEAFWEVNGLPINPAARAYPREFIETGISAIDGLNTLVRGQKLPIFSGFGLPAGELAAQIATEARVGESGREDFVVVFAAMGITHREAAFFRATLEDSGQLHRTVLFMNLADDPTIERLLTPRLALTTAEYLAFQQDFHVLAILTDMTNYCEALREVATAREEVPGRRGYPG; encoded by the coding sequence GTGACGCGAAGACGCGGGCTTCACACGACTGAACTGCAGACCGTCTCCTATGTTTCGGGCCCTCTCATCTTTGCCGACCGGGCCGACGGCGTGCATCTGGGTGAGGTAGTCGAGGTGGTCGCTCCCGACGGTGAGGTCCGGCGGGGCCAGGTACTGGAGGTTGATCGCGACAGAGCGGTCATCGAGGTCTATGCCGGTACCCGCGGCCTGGATCTGGCGACGACCCGCGTGAGGTTGGGCGGTGATGCCGCTCGCCTGGGGGTCGGTCGCGAAGTACTGGGGAGGATGCTCGACGGGTCGGGTAAGCCGATCGACGGCGGACCTCCGCTGATGCCGGAGGCATTCTGGGAAGTCAACGGGCTGCCCATCAATCCGGCGGCACGCGCCTATCCCCGTGAGTTCATCGAGACTGGTATCTCGGCGATCGACGGCCTGAACACGCTGGTGCGCGGCCAGAAGCTTCCGATTTTCTCGGGTTTCGGGCTCCCGGCCGGTGAGCTGGCCGCACAGATTGCCACCGAAGCGCGCGTCGGCGAATCCGGCCGAGAGGATTTCGTGGTCGTCTTCGCCGCAATGGGAATCACGCACCGTGAGGCGGCCTTCTTTCGCGCAACCCTCGAAGACAGCGGTCAATTGCACCGCACGGTGTTGTTCATGAATCTGGCCGACGATCCGACCATCGAACGTCTGCTGACGCCGCGCCTGGCTCTGACGACGGCCGAGTATCTGGCGTTTCAGCAGGACTTCCACGTTCTGGCGATCCTCACCGACATGACGAATTACTGCGAGGCCCTGCGCGAGGTGGCGACGGCTCGTGAGGAAGTCCCCGGTCGGCGCGGCTACCCGGGAT